In Scleropages formosus chromosome 10, fSclFor1.1, whole genome shotgun sequence, a single genomic region encodes these proteins:
- the gpr55a gene encoding G-protein coupled receptor 55a isoform X1, with product MADAVRWVQYATYLPTIIVSLPLNLAALWMLFFKIRRFTESTVYLTNLVINDCLLLFSLPFKIYAYDTEWNLSSTFCSFLESLVYVNIYGSIGLIVCISMDRYVALKYPFQMTRLRSPRKAAVICLFIWITIFGASIPVYSLHDAKAFCFQNFSNSTWDRVGIVVAMETTFCISAVVMIFCSIQVVLILQKMRRRNPLDKKLRNNKSVKIVLSNLITFLVCFIPYHVAALLYFLAKKQVITGFNGRLRDFVHISSCLSSVNCLFDGVCYYFILKENEQSVKQERWHLFSVTQRSILRNEGPKTQESAENLSTGVSKTQNTACP from the coding sequence ATGGCGGATGCCGTCCGCTGGGTCCAGTATGCCACCTACCTCCCAACCATCATCGTGTCTCTTCCGTTGAACCTGGCGGCCCTGTGGATGCTGTTCTTCAAGATCAGGCGCTTCACGGAGTCAACCGTGTACCTGACCAACCTGGTGATCAACGACTGCCTTCTCCTATTCTCTCTGCCCTTCAAGATATACGCTTACGACACAGAGTGGAACCTTTCCAGCACCTTCTGCTCCTTCCTGGAGAGCCTGGTCTACGTGAACATCTACGGCAGCATCGGCCTCATCGTGTGCATCTCCATGGACCGCTACGTTGCCCTGAAATACCCCTTCCAGATGACTAGACTGCGCTCCCCACGCAAGGCCGCAGTCATCTGCCTCTTCATCTGGATTACCATTTTCGGGGCAAGTATTCCTGTCTACAGCCTGCACGACGCCAAGGCCTTCTGCTTCCAGAACTTCTCCAACAGCACATGGGACAGGGTGGGCATCgtagttgccatggaaaccacgTTCTGCATCAGTGCGGTCGTCATGATTTTCTGCTCCATCCAGGTGGTGCTAATACTGCAAAAGATGCGCAGACGCAACCCCCTGGACAAGAAGCTGCGGAACAACAAGTCGGTGAAAATTGTCCTGAGCAATCTGATCACGTTTCTCGTGTGTTTCATTCCGTATCATGTCGCTGCCCTGTTGTATTTTCTCGCAAAGAAGCAGGTGATCACTGGGTTCAATGGTCGTCTGAGAGACTTTGTTCACATTAGTTCTTGCCTGAGCAGCGTCAACTGCCTCTTCGATGGCGTTTGCTACTATTTCATACTAAAGGAGAACGAGCAGTCGGTTAAACAGGAGCGGTGGCACCTTTTTTCAGTCACTCAGCGTTCGATCCTTCGGAACGAAGGGCCGAAGACCCAGGAATCTGCAGAGAATCTGTCTACTGGTGTTTCcaagacacaaaacacagcGTGTCCTTGA
- the gpr55a gene encoding G-protein coupled receptor 55a isoform X2: MADAVRWVQYATYLPTIIVSLPLNLAALWMLFFKIRRFTESTVYLTNLVINDCLLLFSLPFKIYAYDTEWNLSSTFCSFLESLVYVNIYGSIGLIVCISMDRYVALKYPFQMTRLRSPRKAAVICLFIWITIFGVVLILQKMRRRNPLDKKLRNNKSVKIVLSNLITFLVCFIPYHVAALLYFLAKKQVITGFNGRLRDFVHISSCLSSVNCLFDGVCYYFILKENEQSVKQERWHLFSVTQRSILRNEGPKTQESAENLSTGVSKTQNTACP, from the exons ATGGCGGATGCCGTCCGCTGGGTCCAGTATGCCACCTACCTCCCAACCATCATCGTGTCTCTTCCGTTGAACCTGGCGGCCCTGTGGATGCTGTTCTTCAAGATCAGGCGCTTCACGGAGTCAACCGTGTACCTGACCAACCTGGTGATCAACGACTGCCTTCTCCTATTCTCTCTGCCCTTCAAGATATACGCTTACGACACAGAGTGGAACCTTTCCAGCACCTTCTGCTCCTTCCTGGAGAGCCTGGTCTACGTGAACATCTACGGCAGCATCGGCCTCATCGTGTGCATCTCCATGGACCGCTACGTTGCCCTGAAATACCCCTTCCAGATGACTAGACTGCGCTCCCCACGCAAGGCCGCAGTCATCTGCCTCTTCATCTGGATTACCATTTTCGGG GTGGTGCTAATACTGCAAAAGATGCGCAGACGCAACCCCCTGGACAAGAAGCTGCGGAACAACAAGTCGGTGAAAATTGTCCTGAGCAATCTGATCACGTTTCTCGTGTGTTTCATTCCGTATCATGTCGCTGCCCTGTTGTATTTTCTCGCAAAGAAGCAGGTGATCACTGGGTTCAATGGTCGTCTGAGAGACTTTGTTCACATTAGTTCTTGCCTGAGCAGCGTCAACTGCCTCTTCGATGGCGTTTGCTACTATTTCATACTAAAGGAGAACGAGCAGTCGGTTAAACAGGAGCGGTGGCACCTTTTTTCAGTCACTCAGCGTTCGATCCTTCGGAACGAAGGGCCGAAGACCCAGGAATCTGCAGAGAATCTGTCTACTGGTGTTTCcaagacacaaaacacagcGTGTCCTTGA
- the cab39 gene encoding calcium-binding protein 39 → MPFPFGKSHKSPADIVKNLKDSMSVLEKQDISDKKAEKATEEVSKNLVAMKEILYGTNEKEPQTEAVAQLAQELYNSGLLSTLIADLQLIDFEGKKDVAQIFNNILRRQIGTRTPTVEYICTQQNILFMLLKGYESAEIALNCGIMLRECIRHEPLAKIILWSEQFYDFFRYVEMSTFDIASDAFATFKDLLTRHKLLSAEFLEQHYDKFFSEYEKLLHSENYVTKRQSLKLLGELLLDRHNFTIMTKYISKPENLKLMMNLLRDKSRNIQFEAFHVFKVFVANPNKTQPILDILLKNQTKLIEFLSKFQSDRTEDEQFNDEKTYLVKQIRDLKRPTPQEA, encoded by the exons ATGCCGTTCCCTTTTGGCAAGTCCCACAAGTCCCCGGCTGACATAGTCAAGAACCTGAAGGACAGCATgtctgtgctggaaaaacaggaCATCTCTGACAAGAAGGCAGAAAAG GCCACCGAGGAGGTGTCCAAGAACCTAGTGGCCATGAAGGAGATCCTGTACGGCACCAACGAGAAGGAGCCACAGACGGAGGCCGTGGCCCAGCTGGCCCAGGAGCTGTACAACAGCGGCCTCCTGAGCACCCTCATAGCGGACCTGCAGCTCATCGACTTCGAG GGTAAAAAGGATGTGGCTCAGATTTTCAACAATATTCTCAGACGGCAAATTGGGACACGGACGCCTACGGTAGAATACATCTGTACCCAACAGAATATATTGTTTATGTTATTAAAGGG GTACGAATCAGCGGAAATTGCCTTGAATTGCGGCATCATGCTGCGAGAGTGCATCCGACACGAACCGCTGGCCAAAATTATCCTTTGGTCCGAGCAGTTCTACGATTTCTTCAGATACGTGGAGATGTCCACGTTCGATATAGCCTCGGACGCGTTTGCTACTTTCAAA GATTTGCTCACAAGACACAAGCTTCTGAGCGCGGAGTTTCTGGAGCAGCATTATGACAAA TTCTTCAGTGAATATGAGAAGTTGCTCCACTCAGAGAACTATGTTACCAAAAGGCAGTCTCTGAAG CTGCTTGGGGAGCTTCTGTTAGATCGGCATAATTTCACCATCATGACAAAATACATCAGCAAACCGGAGAATCTCAAGCTCATGATGAATCTCCTGCGGGATAAGAGCCGCAACATCCAGTTTGAGGCCTTCCATGTCTTCAAG GTTTTCGTTGCAAATCCAAACAAGACCCAGCCCATCTTGGACATTTTGCTGAAGAACCAGACGAAACTCATCGAGTTCCTCAGCAAGTTCCAGAGCGACAGGACCGAGGATGAGCAGTTCAACGATGAAAAGACGTACCTGGTGAAACAGATCAGGGATCTGAAGAGACCGACCCCCCAGGAGGCTTGA
- the itm2ca gene encoding integral membrane protein 2Ca, protein MVKITFQPVAGQKGDKEEAEGGKSEVLIPHPHDEELVLPLRPKKSPLNGLCCLTFGLVVFTSSLVLASIYLYRYYFIPQISEENLFHCRVMYEDSVYAPLRGRQELEENVGIYLKDNYEQISVPVPHFGGGDPADIIHDFHRGLTAYHDIALDKCYVIELNTTIVMPPRNLWELLINVKKGTYLPQTYIIKEEMVVMGRVHNVRQLGTFIRRLCNGKDTYWLKRRTSRKRINKRRASNCHRIRHFENTFVVETAICDTV, encoded by the exons ATGGTGAAGATCACCTTCCAGCCCGTGGCGGGGCAAAAAGGAGACAAGGAAGAGGCTGAGGGGGGCAAGTCGGAGGTTCTCATCCCGCATCCTCAC GATGAGGAGCTGGTTCTCCCTCTTCGTCCAAAGAAGTCTCCCTTGAATGGCCTGTGCTGTCTGACCTTTGGCCTCGTGGTCTTCACATCCAGCCTTGTCCTGGCATCCATCTATCTCTACAGGTACTACTTCATACCGCAG ATCTCCGAGGAGAACCTGTTCCACTGCCGCGTTATGTACGAAGACTCCGTGTACGCCCCTCTGCGTGGGcgccaggagctggaggagaacgTGGGGATCTACCTGAAGGACAACTACGAGCAGATCAGCGTCCCCGTGCCCCACTTCGGTGGCGGTGATCCTGCTGACATCATCCATGATTTCCACAGA GGCCTGACAGCCTACCATGACATTGCGCTTGACAAGTGCTACGTCATTGAGCTCAACACCACCATCGTCATGCCGCCACGCAACCTCTGGGAGCTGCTGATAAACGTCAAG AAGGGGACGTACCTTCCTCAGACCTACATCATCAAGGAGGAGATGGTTGTGATGGGCCGAGTGCACAACGTCCGCCAGCTGGGGACTTTCATCCGCAGGCTGTGCAACGGCAAGGACACCTACTGGCTGAAACGCAGGACCTCCCGAAAAC GTATCAATAAACGCAGAGCATCCAACTGCCATCGCATCCGCCACTTTGAGAACACGTTCGTGGTGGAAACTGCCATCTGTGACACGGTCTAA
- the LOC108932112 gene encoding G-protein coupled receptor 55 isoform X1, producing the protein MLRKTDGSGQPFNQSDACVQLSHDSRRHSDDAVTRMRNIIRWGVIMTNCSFDTVDNLMRSLELVIYIPIFVFGLLLNILALVVFYVVLKKRTETTIYMTNLALMDLLLLFSLPFKMHATNHKWAPNKKELCSFLESLYFISMYGSIYTIMFISIDRYVAIRHPIKARSMRSPKTAIIVCVLIWLFVLGATSPVYRLHDITENEFHCFHGFSKDGWNPVLIACLEVFGFLVPALVLVSCSIQIILRLRQSQEISPKRQDCIRIIYSNLLAFLLPFTPSHLAIFLQFLVHQGIITACSQKTEISLFLQIALSLSNVTCCLDALCYYFMTREIRSSKDILSRSISFRRNTSISEG; encoded by the exons ATGCTGAGAAAAACGGATGGTTCTGGACAACCATTCAACCAG agcGATGCCTGTGTGCAACTTTCTCATGACAGCAGAAGACACTCCGATGACGCAGTCACTCGGATGCGGAACATAATTCGATgggg CGTTATCATGACTAACTGCTCCTTCGACACAGTTGACAACCTGATGAGGTCATTAGAGCTGGTTATCTACATCCCCATCTTTGTCTTTGGACTCCTACTCAACATCCTGGCTCTTGTGGTCTTTTACGTTGTGCTGAAGAAGCGGACCGAGACAACGATATACATGACCAACCTGGCCCTCATGGACCTTTTGTTGCTCTTCTCTCTGCCGTTCAAGATGCACGCCACCAACCACAAATGGGCACCAAACAAGAAGGAGCTCTGCTCCTTCCTGGAAAGCCTGTACTTCATCAGCATGTATGGCAGCATCTACACCATCATGTTTATCAGCATCGATCGCTACGTGGCCATCAGGCACCCGATCAAGGCGCGGAGCATGCGCTCCCCAAAGACCGCCATCATCGTGTGCGTGTTGATCTGGCTCTTTGTGCTGGGCGCCACCTCGCCCGTGTACCGGCTGCACGACATCACGGAAAACGAATTCCACTGCTTCCATGGCTTCTCCAAGGATGGCTGGAACCCTGTGCTCATCGCCTGCCTGGAGGTGTTTGGCTTCCTGGTGCCAGCGCTGGTGCTGGTGTCTTGCTCTATCCAGATCATCCTCAGGCTGCGGCAGTCGCAGGAGATCAGCCCCAAGAGGCAAGACTGCATCCGCATTATCTACAGCAACCTTCTCGCATTCCTGCTACCTTTCACACCGAGTCACCTGGCCATCTTCCTACAGTTCCTGGTGCACCAGGGAATCATCACAGCCTGCAGCCAGAAGACCGAGATCAGCCTATTTCTGCAGATTGCTTTGAGTCTTTCAAACGTGACCTGCTGCCTGGACGCCCTCTGCTATTACTTCATGACCCGAGAGATCCGCTCCTCCAAAGACATCCTTTCCAGGTCCATCAGCTTCCGGAGGAACACCAGCATCTCGGAGGGATGA
- the LOC108932112 gene encoding G-protein coupled receptor 55 isoform X2 has translation MVLDNHSTSVIMTNCSFDTVDNLMRSLELVIYIPIFVFGLLLNILALVVFYVVLKKRTETTIYMTNLALMDLLLLFSLPFKMHATNHKWAPNKKELCSFLESLYFISMYGSIYTIMFISIDRYVAIRHPIKARSMRSPKTAIIVCVLIWLFVLGATSPVYRLHDITENEFHCFHGFSKDGWNPVLIACLEVFGFLVPALVLVSCSIQIILRLRQSQEISPKRQDCIRIIYSNLLAFLLPFTPSHLAIFLQFLVHQGIITACSQKTEISLFLQIALSLSNVTCCLDALCYYFMTREIRSSKDILSRSISFRRNTSISEG, from the exons ATGGTTCTGGACAACCATTCAACCAG CGTTATCATGACTAACTGCTCCTTCGACACAGTTGACAACCTGATGAGGTCATTAGAGCTGGTTATCTACATCCCCATCTTTGTCTTTGGACTCCTACTCAACATCCTGGCTCTTGTGGTCTTTTACGTTGTGCTGAAGAAGCGGACCGAGACAACGATATACATGACCAACCTGGCCCTCATGGACCTTTTGTTGCTCTTCTCTCTGCCGTTCAAGATGCACGCCACCAACCACAAATGGGCACCAAACAAGAAGGAGCTCTGCTCCTTCCTGGAAAGCCTGTACTTCATCAGCATGTATGGCAGCATCTACACCATCATGTTTATCAGCATCGATCGCTACGTGGCCATCAGGCACCCGATCAAGGCGCGGAGCATGCGCTCCCCAAAGACCGCCATCATCGTGTGCGTGTTGATCTGGCTCTTTGTGCTGGGCGCCACCTCGCCCGTGTACCGGCTGCACGACATCACGGAAAACGAATTCCACTGCTTCCATGGCTTCTCCAAGGATGGCTGGAACCCTGTGCTCATCGCCTGCCTGGAGGTGTTTGGCTTCCTGGTGCCAGCGCTGGTGCTGGTGTCTTGCTCTATCCAGATCATCCTCAGGCTGCGGCAGTCGCAGGAGATCAGCCCCAAGAGGCAAGACTGCATCCGCATTATCTACAGCAACCTTCTCGCATTCCTGCTACCTTTCACACCGAGTCACCTGGCCATCTTCCTACAGTTCCTGGTGCACCAGGGAATCATCACAGCCTGCAGCCAGAAGACCGAGATCAGCCTATTTCTGCAGATTGCTTTGAGTCTTTCAAACGTGACCTGCTGCCTGGACGCCCTCTGCTATTACTTCATGACCCGAGAGATCCGCTCCTCCAAAGACATCCTTTCCAGGTCCATCAGCTTCCGGAGGAACACCAGCATCTCGGAGGGATGA
- the LOC108932112 gene encoding G-protein coupled receptor 55 isoform X3 produces the protein MTNCSFDTVDNLMRSLELVIYIPIFVFGLLLNILALVVFYVVLKKRTETTIYMTNLALMDLLLLFSLPFKMHATNHKWAPNKKELCSFLESLYFISMYGSIYTIMFISIDRYVAIRHPIKARSMRSPKTAIIVCVLIWLFVLGATSPVYRLHDITENEFHCFHGFSKDGWNPVLIACLEVFGFLVPALVLVSCSIQIILRLRQSQEISPKRQDCIRIIYSNLLAFLLPFTPSHLAIFLQFLVHQGIITACSQKTEISLFLQIALSLSNVTCCLDALCYYFMTREIRSSKDILSRSISFRRNTSISEG, from the coding sequence ATGACTAACTGCTCCTTCGACACAGTTGACAACCTGATGAGGTCATTAGAGCTGGTTATCTACATCCCCATCTTTGTCTTTGGACTCCTACTCAACATCCTGGCTCTTGTGGTCTTTTACGTTGTGCTGAAGAAGCGGACCGAGACAACGATATACATGACCAACCTGGCCCTCATGGACCTTTTGTTGCTCTTCTCTCTGCCGTTCAAGATGCACGCCACCAACCACAAATGGGCACCAAACAAGAAGGAGCTCTGCTCCTTCCTGGAAAGCCTGTACTTCATCAGCATGTATGGCAGCATCTACACCATCATGTTTATCAGCATCGATCGCTACGTGGCCATCAGGCACCCGATCAAGGCGCGGAGCATGCGCTCCCCAAAGACCGCCATCATCGTGTGCGTGTTGATCTGGCTCTTTGTGCTGGGCGCCACCTCGCCCGTGTACCGGCTGCACGACATCACGGAAAACGAATTCCACTGCTTCCATGGCTTCTCCAAGGATGGCTGGAACCCTGTGCTCATCGCCTGCCTGGAGGTGTTTGGCTTCCTGGTGCCAGCGCTGGTGCTGGTGTCTTGCTCTATCCAGATCATCCTCAGGCTGCGGCAGTCGCAGGAGATCAGCCCCAAGAGGCAAGACTGCATCCGCATTATCTACAGCAACCTTCTCGCATTCCTGCTACCTTTCACACCGAGTCACCTGGCCATCTTCCTACAGTTCCTGGTGCACCAGGGAATCATCACAGCCTGCAGCCAGAAGACCGAGATCAGCCTATTTCTGCAGATTGCTTTGAGTCTTTCAAACGTGACCTGCTGCCTGGACGCCCTCTGCTATTACTTCATGACCCGAGAGATCCGCTCCTCCAAAGACATCCTTTCCAGGTCCATCAGCTTCCGGAGGAACACCAGCATCTCGGAGGGATGA